The Nostoc sp. PCC 7524 nucleotide sequence TGAGCTGCAAAAGATAGTACAAGACTTAGTAGAAAAGTTAGAAATAGACTCTACCTTTGTTCATGATCAAGAACAAGAACTGAAATATAAACAAGAAACTATAGAAGAACTGCAACAAAAAATTAACCAAGCATCTGATCAAGATTTAATCAATTTGCAAATGGAACTTGCTGATGAGCAAGACCTTTATCAGATGCTTAACCAAACTTTGGTAGGACAAAGACGCAATTTGTTAATGCGGCAGAAGTTAATCAAGCAACATCAAAATGTGCTGCTAAGAAGACAAGGACAAACAGTTACTAATCTTGAGGAAGACAATAGCGTTGATTTCGCCCCAGTTATTTTGCAACTGGAAAATCAACGACAGCAACAATCCCAAGAACTGCAAAAATTGGAACGCGAGCTTGAGCAAATGCGTGCTGCTATTGAGCTAGACCAAGGTATGATTGATAACCAAACTCATGACCTCCAAGAACAGCAGCAAGAACTCAAAAAAATGGAGGAAAATCTAATTTCTCTGCGAAGAGCCAATGCTGAATGTTGGGGTCGCGTCAATCTCTATCAAGAAGCTCTACAACCTATTCAAGATTGCTTAGATGGGTTACGGCAAAAGTTGCAAAGTCTTGGGGAATCTGTGGCTCAAATCCAAGAAACTGGCGATTATCAACTCCAAACTATTACCGATATCCGCCACACTATCCACAGTTTGATTTCTCAGCCGGAGTTACTAGCTTCTTGAAAGTGCTGTTAGCAGTAGCGCAAGCTGAGTTTGTGGGTACTTCACCTCAGCACTATTGTATCGCCCTGAACTTGAGCGATCGCACCACCAGGAAAAGGATCGGTTTGTGAACGGTTGGGTGCGGAAATTAAAGCTGTTAATTTCTCGATATGCTCAAAATTAGGAGCTTCAGGAAGTATTTGTTGTAAAACTTGACGCATGACACGCCGTTGCAGAGCTAACGGTGCTTTTTGCAATACCCGGCGATTTAACCGCAGAAGGTAGGAGGATGAGGGAGACAAGGAGGAATTGTTATCCAGTCCCCAGTCCCTCATTGACTCTTCCCGCAACTCCTGGGCAGCTTGTTCTAAATATTCAACTTCTGCTTGCAATAGTTCAGCAGTTTGGGCTAAGGCTAATTCGGCTTGGGGATTAAATTTTGCTTGTAAATATGGGATTAGTTCTTGACGGATACGGTTACGGGCGTATTTTAAGTCTTGATTGGTGGAATCTTCCCAAATTGGCAAGTTAAAATCTTGACAAAATTCCTCTGTTTGTTTGCGGGTAATTTCTAACAGGGGACGGACTAAGAAAATATGATCACTCAAGGGACGTTGCCAAGTCAGAGCTTGTAAACCATCAGCACCAGTCCCACGAATTAAGTTGTAAAGGAGAGTTTCAGCGCGATCGCTGGCGGTGTGACCTGTAACTATATATTGATAATTATGAGCTTGAGCGATCGCACTTAAGGCTTGATAACGCCAATCACGGGCTGTAGCTTCACTATTTATCACCTCAGTTGCTGTTTTTAGATAAAAAGATACACCCCAATTTTGAGCTAAATTTTCTACATGATGGGCATTAGCTTGAGAATCATCACGCCAGTGATGATCGCAATGGGCAATACCTAACTGCCATTCCCATTTAGGTTGTAAATCTAACAGTAATTTAATTAAACACAGTGAATCTTGCCCACCAGAAACTGCTACCAATAACCGTTGATGACGCTCAAATAAGTGGCGTGATCGAATAGTCCGATGTATTTTTGCGTGGAGAGCAGTCCAAACCATTGTGTGATTTTTAAGATGTTAAGCGGTAAATCAGCTTAACTATATTTACGACGTTACTTACGAAATTTTGTATGGAATATTACCATGTTGAATCATTGGCAATTTGTTGGAGTTGCTGATGAATCTCATAAATTTCATCTAATGGTGAATCAGGTTCATCAGGACAAAACTCTAATGCTAGTCTAACTTTTCCCTTAATCCATCCTTGGGCGCTAAATTTCAAAACTTCACAACTTAGTCCTTCAGTATATAAGTTTGCTTCCGTTGTCCCTTCTGCCCCAATATATTCTTTAATGGCTGTAATCAAATCACGGACTTTAAAAGTTTTGGCAATCTCTAATTTATTGAAGGTGTCTGGTGGGATCGCCACAACTTCATCATGATTTAGTCGCTCAAATCCGTCTGTCATAATCTTCTCCCGCAACTAAATTTATAATTTCTGCTGATATAGTAGTTTATCCGTAATAAAATTATGATTTTCTGAATTGACCATGATTTGGTCTAAAATTTATAGCAATTTGTCTAATTTATCTATACTTTTGAGTAAATTTGATACATTTAATATTTGTAAAATTGCTGTAGTGTTATATCTGGAAAAAACTATAACTATCTATTTTTAATTTTGCCCCTCTCCACAAATGAAGAGGGTAATAATACTGTTAAAAAAACCATCCGTAGGAATGTAAACCTTTACCTAAAAGGTTCACACCTAGGTAACAAACCCAAACGACAACAAAACCACTAGCAGCTAAAATTGCTGGACGACGGCCTTGCCAACCACGAGTAATTCTAGCGTGGAGATAGGCGGCAAATACTAACCAAGTAATTAGCGCCCAAGTTTCTTTAGGGTCCCAACTCCAGTAAGAACCCCAAGCTTCGTTTGCCCAGACAGCACCAGCAATAATGCCAATTGTTAATAGGGGAAATCCTAATCCAATGATGCGATAGCTGATATTGTCAAGGGTTTCAGCAAGGCTGAGGCGTTGGGGTGAAAGGGTTTCGCTAGATGTGATAGTTGTAGATTGAGAGGTAGTGACTAAGTTTAAGACAGCAGTGCTACCTTTACCGTTACCGTTGTTATTACTTTCTAAACGAGCAACGCCATTATTTTCTACGGATGGTGTGGCAGATGCGGAAATTAGTTCACCTGCTTTATGCAAGCGATAGCCATTGGTACGATAGCCGCCGTTACCTACAGAACTACCCTGTAATTGTATGTTTTTTCCACGGGTGACGATCAGAAAAGCGATCGCCAGCAATGAACCTACCATCAAAGCGGAATAACTCAACATCATGACGCTGACGTGCATCATCAACCAATTGGACTTCAACGCAGGTACTAAGGGTTCTGCTACTTGCATTTCTGATGGGAGTGTCAAGGTAGCAAAAGCAGCGATCCCCATAGCCACAGGCGCTGTAAAAACTCCTACTAGGCGACTGCGGCTAGAATTTTCAGCAATCAGATGGATGGTGGTAATTCCCCAAGATAGGAAAAATAGAGATTCATACAAATTGCTCAAAGGAAAATACCCAGCTTCTAGCCAACGCGCACCCAAAAGGGTAGCTATACACAAATTAGCGATCGCCATCCCTGTTGTTCCCAACGCATGAGCTGCTGGTAAACTCGGAAACGCTGCTCCCACCCAATACACCAGCATGGTGAGAAACAACACAGCAAAAGAAGCATTATCCAACCAATTCTGGAGTAAAACCAGATCCATAAAGTGTTCTCCGCAGGGTATTTTTGAAAATATTTATTCTGACTTTTCTGATCCTATCTGCTTCAGGAATTCAAAATTCAAAATTCAAAATTTAAAATTGGGCATTGGGGTAAAAATTTCTCCCCTGCTCTCCTGCTTCCTCTACCCACTACTAAGCTACTTATCGGTTTTTTTCAATTTCAGAAAAATGTCATAGCGGGTACTGCGGTTGTCGCTGACAGCAGATGACACTCCAATAGTACGTATGGCACTTAGTAAGGTTGTTTGCTGGGGAATTAGTTTTGGTAAAGGAAAATTTTTCGTTGTCTGTTCTACATCTAAATAGAATTTACTATTGGCTGGATTGGTTTCTATAGGTACTGTCTGTTGAAATTCGAGATTACTAGCGAGGGTATTACTAGGTTTAGGTAAGATTTTATCGGTGATGGGAGCGCCTACTATCAGGAAAGCCACATTTTGCTCTAACCAACCGTGGGTAGCCGTGAGAGTACCAAATGGACTGATCCAATTAATTACAGGTTTACCTGCTACTGTTGCTGATTGGATTTGGAACTGGTACTGAGTTTTCATCACATCATCTAGCTGTTTCATTGATGCTTCAGCTTTTTGGCGATTGCTAGCTTGAATCATGAATACTAAAGCTGCACGAAAGTCTTCTGGCTTTCCTGGTTTGGGATGACTAGGAATCACGGATACAGCAAACTCACCTTGCATCCAACTGAGTAAATCTCGCTCTAAATCAAGATTAGTTAGAGATTTTATATTACTCCGCAATTGTTCTGGTGGAATTGGTGAAAGAGGATTACCTTGAGATGTTAAAACGTATTCACCCCATAAACGCCTTAAATTAGCACCCGATAGCATTATCAGAGTTTCTGCCGGTAGTCGGTTTTGCATACTTCCGACTTTGTTTTCCACCGCCAAGACTCGCTGACTATTAGGTTTGAGCCAAGAAACTCCTTTGATGCGTAACCCTTCTGACTCTAAATTCACACTTCCTGCTAAACCCTGGTTATTTTGCAGTTGGGTTAAAACTTGAGCGGGTAAACGACGCTGGGGAGCAGAAGCAGCTATTTTGGCAGCTTTGGGGACATTGATGTAAAACTGGGCTAGGGGTTGATAACTGGCAATTTTGGGGAAATTTTCTGCAAAGCCTCCTGTGGTTGCTAATGATGTTTTGCCTTGATAAGCATCAATTGTACGTTCTGTTGCTTTAGGGTTATCTGTAATTACAAGAAAACGTCCATCTATGAAGGCAGCAGAAAAAGTTTCTCCTTGATTTTGTTTAATTGTAATCCCCTGATAATTACGATCAACCCACGTACCTGGTTTCACAGTTTTTGGTTGGGCAAAAATACTTTTAGCTTTGGCTGGGTTTCTTACTGGTAAAACCATCACCATTGACTGCTGATTACTTGCAGTCTCTCTAGTGCTTGAAACTGGTTTGGCTGGTGATTTCGTGATCTCAGGGGCTAAAATTGCCAAGGTAACTTCATCGCCTACCCACGGTTGGATGTCTTTCTCGAAGTTATAACCGTGATTAGTGAGAAAGCGATCGCGCAACTGTACTAAGTTTTGATTAAGTTGTGCTTGAGTTTCTTTTGTGCCGAATTCCTGCAATTTTTGCCACTGCTTCGGATCTGTGGTGAGGGAAACAGCAAACAAAGCATCATGCGGAATAATATTTGCACCTGCTAATAAATTTCTGGAAAATAATTGCCCTTGGTTGAAAAACCAATATGCTCCTACACCACCACCAATCAATAATCCTGTAGCCGAAAGTGTCAGCACTAAAGATGATTGTTTAATTTTCTTCATGGGAACAGACAAAATAGGCGGTGTCATTGAGCCTTACACCTCACACTTACAAATTCGTGATAATTTTAATTAATTCTATAAAACTAAGGGTGTCTGGTTTCCAGCTAGCTAATTAGATATATTTTTCCGTCGTATATAATTTTGATACTGCGGTAATATACTGCTCTAGCTATTACTTTCTAAGTTGTATTTTTACTTTAAGATATATGGCAATCCGATTTAATTTCTGTATCCCTCACGGAAGGCGTAGCTAATTTACTTGCGTA carries:
- the tilS gene encoding tRNA lysidine(34) synthetase TilS → MVWTALHAKIHRTIRSRHLFERHQRLLVAVSGGQDSLCLIKLLLDLQPKWEWQLGIAHCDHHWRDDSQANAHHVENLAQNWGVSFYLKTATEVINSEATARDWRYQALSAIAQAHNYQYIVTGHTASDRAETLLYNLIRGTGADGLQALTWQRPLSDHIFLVRPLLEITRKQTEEFCQDFNLPIWEDSTNQDLKYARNRIRQELIPYLQAKFNPQAELALAQTAELLQAEVEYLEQAAQELREESMRDWGLDNNSSLSPSSSYLLRLNRRVLQKAPLALQRRVMRQVLQQILPEAPNFEHIEKLTALISAPNRSQTDPFPGGAIAQVQGDTIVLR
- a CDS encoding DUF3352 domain-containing protein produces the protein MTPPILSVPMKKIKQSSLVLTLSATGLLIGGGVGAYWFFNQGQLFSRNLLAGANIIPHDALFAVSLTTDPKQWQKLQEFGTKETQAQLNQNLVQLRDRFLTNHGYNFEKDIQPWVGDEVTLAILAPEITKSPAKPVSSTRETASNQQSMVMVLPVRNPAKAKSIFAQPKTVKPGTWVDRNYQGITIKQNQGETFSAAFIDGRFLVITDNPKATERTIDAYQGKTSLATTGGFAENFPKIASYQPLAQFYINVPKAAKIAASAPQRRLPAQVLTQLQNNQGLAGSVNLESEGLRIKGVSWLKPNSQRVLAVENKVGSMQNRLPAETLIMLSGANLRRLWGEYVLTSQGNPLSPIPPEQLRSNIKSLTNLDLERDLLSWMQGEFAVSVIPSHPKPGKPEDFRAALVFMIQASNRQKAEASMKQLDDVMKTQYQFQIQSATVAGKPVINWISPFGTLTATHGWLEQNVAFLIVGAPITDKILPKPSNTLASNLEFQQTVPIETNPANSKFYLDVEQTTKNFPLPKLIPQQTTLLSAIRTIGVSSAVSDNRSTRYDIFLKLKKTDK
- a CDS encoding KGK domain-containing protein codes for the protein MTDGFERLNHDEVVAIPPDTFNKLEIAKTFKVRDLITAIKEYIGAEGTTEANLYTEGLSCEVLKFSAQGWIKGKVRLALEFCPDEPDSPLDEIYEIHQQLQQIANDSTW
- the ccsB gene encoding c-type cytochrome biogenesis protein CcsB; this encodes MDLVLLQNWLDNASFAVLFLTMLVYWVGAAFPSLPAAHALGTTGMAIANLCIATLLGARWLEAGYFPLSNLYESLFFLSWGITTIHLIAENSSRSRLVGVFTAPVAMGIAAFATLTLPSEMQVAEPLVPALKSNWLMMHVSVMMLSYSALMVGSLLAIAFLIVTRGKNIQLQGSSVGNGGYRTNGYRLHKAGELISASATPSVENNGVARLESNNNGNGKGSTAVLNLVTTSQSTTITSSETLSPQRLSLAETLDNISYRIIGLGFPLLTIGIIAGAVWANEAWGSYWSWDPKETWALITWLVFAAYLHARITRGWQGRRPAILAASGFVVVWVCYLGVNLLGKGLHSYGWFF